One window from the genome of [Clostridium] celerecrescens 18A encodes:
- a CDS encoding ABC transporter substrate-binding protein: MKLTKRIVSLTLAVVITAGMTAGCGGSRKTEVSAETTTQSGETTAAESKESEASAPADIEEGGKLVVAIPQVHNTFFMPQSTTTSDRFGAQPVIESLGRADEEGNYYPWLAEEFYADPDNLTFSIKLREGVKFHDGSDCDAEAVAWNLQQYIDNGKASELGSPKEITVVDDRHIEIQYEKWANDWDSVIGDVFIISKEAYEKNGEEWCKTHAVGTGPFILESFIVDNKITYTKNDNYRIAGLPHIDELEIDMVMDTNTLMSALLNKEVSVAMKFENDAIINAVKQAGFESIGRKNANCADIKHIIWNSKSDKHPMGDLKVRQAIMHAIEWEQVAKALSGGLGEATPLFCTSDSWAYSPVDFYEYNLDLAKQMLSEAGYPNGFETTIYTKSQDNDTATAFQAILAQIGIKAVIETLDSSALAAIQKEDDIDGFIANRGASKMDYTNNYIRLYSSEGIKNHGIMLRPAEFEEPLFAARAAVTIEEKKENLQKAAKALVADYVMITPMAVIYYESFAVPGLKDSGIYEVSLEQWTPEAVHWTK; the protein is encoded by the coding sequence ATGAAATTGACAAAGAGGATTGTGTCGCTGACACTGGCAGTGGTTATTACGGCAGGCATGACCGCCGGATGCGGAGGAAGCAGGAAAACCGAAGTTTCCGCTGAAACAACCACCCAGAGCGGTGAGACCACGGCTGCAGAATCCAAAGAAAGCGAAGCATCTGCTCCTGCGGATATTGAGGAAGGAGGAAAGCTGGTGGTCGCCATTCCCCAGGTCCATAATACGTTCTTTATGCCCCAGTCAACAACCACAAGTGACCGTTTCGGCGCACAGCCTGTCATTGAATCACTGGGGAGGGCTGATGAAGAAGGCAATTATTACCCATGGCTGGCAGAAGAGTTTTATGCAGATCCTGATAATCTGACATTCAGCATTAAGCTGAGGGAAGGTGTGAAGTTCCACGACGGATCGGATTGCGATGCGGAAGCGGTGGCCTGGAACCTTCAGCAGTATATTGATAATGGCAAGGCCAGTGAATTGGGATCCCCAAAAGAAATCACGGTAGTTGATGACAGGCATATTGAAATTCAGTATGAGAAATGGGCAAATGACTGGGACAGTGTCATAGGAGATGTCTTTATTATCTCAAAAGAGGCGTATGAGAAGAATGGAGAAGAGTGGTGCAAGACCCATGCGGTTGGAACGGGGCCGTTTATCCTGGAGTCTTTTATTGTTGACAATAAGATTACATACACCAAAAACGATAACTACAGAATTGCAGGGCTCCCCCATATCGATGAGCTGGAAATTGATATGGTTATGGATACCAATACTTTAATGTCGGCTCTTCTGAATAAAGAAGTCAGCGTGGCGATGAAGTTTGAAAATGATGCAATTATCAATGCCGTGAAACAGGCCGGATTTGAGAGCATTGGAAGGAAAAATGCAAACTGTGCCGATATCAAGCACATTATCTGGAACAGCAAAAGCGACAAGCATCCAATGGGAGATTTAAAGGTCCGGCAGGCGATTATGCATGCCATTGAATGGGAGCAGGTGGCCAAAGCCTTATCCGGCGGTCTGGGAGAGGCCACACCTCTATTTTGTACCTCTGATTCCTGGGCTTATTCGCCGGTGGATTTTTATGAGTATAATCTTGATTTGGCAAAGCAGATGCTTTCAGAAGCAGGATATCCAAACGGATTTGAGACAACCATTTATACCAAGTCCCAGGATAATGATACGGCGACTGCATTCCAAGCTATATTGGCTCAGATCGGAATCAAGGCAGTAATAGAAACGCTGGACAGCTCTGCTCTGGCAGCGATCCAGAAGGAAGATGACATCGATGGATTTATTGCAAACCGCGGAGCCAGCAAGATGGATTACACCAACAACTATATCCGTCTGTATTCCTCAGAGGGTATTAAGAATCATGGAATTATGCTTCGTCCTGCAGAATTTGAAGAGCCTCTGTTTGCAGCACGGGCAGCGGTAACGATTGAAGAAAAGAAAGAAAATCTTCAGAAGGCGGCCAAAGCGCTCGTAGCGGATTATGTGATGATTACTCCAATGGCGGTTATATATTATGAATCATTTGCCGTTCCAGGGCTGAAAGACAGTGGGATTTATGAAGTAAGTCTGGAACAGTGGACACCAGAAGCCGTTCACTGGACCAAATAG
- a CDS encoding dipeptide ABC transporter ATP-binding protein gives MEHLLEIKNIETCFKTDGQLVKAVDEVSMYLNPGEIIGIVGESGSGKSVTMMSMLQLISSPGKVTGGEVYIRGDQRNMLEYGQNSEEMRQMRGGKVSMIFQEPMTSLNPVLTIGYQIQENIMEHLKLNKEEARKRTIEMLKLVNIPDAEERFSYYPQQFSGGMRQRIMIAMAMSSEPTILVADEATTALDVTTQAQLLEMIRDIAKKTNTAVIIVTHNLGIVARFAERIYVMYSGSVVEMTDAKRLFADPEHPYTRALLRAIPRLDDPKDRILIPIDGLPPNPASRPEFCPFYERCEYRMDKCRESPKPELKEIGKGHFAACHLSVVEKLVKAEEIAAKEIKKAPRIEIGEDICLEVKNVRKYFPIYKGMIRKKVGDVKAIEEIEFSVRKGETLGIVGESGCGKTTLARCIMRVYKPEEGQIIFNGTDIAGFNDKKMYPFRRKISMIFQDPFSSLDPRQTAESIVGESLLLHKLVKNKEEYNARVDELFRIVGLDPALKYRVPHEFSGGQRQRIGIARALSSEPDLILCDEPISALDVSIQAQIINLLEELQSKLGLTYLFIAHDLAVVKHISNRILVMYLGRVVEIADCEELYGNTLHPYTKTLLSAVPVADPSVEESRERVPIRGEVPSLTNRPSGCPFHDRCDHARERCRKEIPALRDVGDHHEVACFLYD, from the coding sequence ATGGAACACTTGTTGGAAATAAAAAATATTGAAACCTGTTTCAAAACGGATGGCCAGCTCGTGAAGGCTGTGGATGAAGTATCCATGTATTTGAATCCGGGAGAAATCATTGGCATTGTAGGCGAATCCGGAAGCGGGAAATCAGTGACCATGATGAGCATGCTGCAGCTGATCAGTTCTCCCGGAAAAGTCACCGGGGGAGAGGTCTACATCCGGGGAGATCAACGAAATATGCTGGAGTATGGTCAAAACAGCGAGGAAATGCGTCAAATGCGGGGCGGAAAAGTGAGTATGATCTTCCAGGAGCCCATGACCTCATTAAATCCTGTTTTGACCATAGGCTATCAGATCCAGGAAAACATTATGGAGCATCTTAAGCTGAATAAGGAAGAGGCAAGAAAACGCACCATTGAGATGCTGAAGCTGGTTAATATACCGGATGCGGAAGAACGTTTCAGCTATTATCCTCAGCAGTTTTCAGGCGGTATGCGCCAGCGTATTATGATAGCCATGGCCATGTCATCGGAACCCACGATACTTGTGGCCGATGAAGCGACTACTGCTCTGGATGTGACGACTCAGGCCCAGCTGTTGGAAATGATCAGGGATATTGCCAAGAAAACAAATACTGCAGTCATTATTGTTACACATAATCTGGGGATCGTGGCCAGGTTTGCAGAGCGCATTTATGTCATGTATTCAGGCAGTGTTGTGGAAATGACAGATGCGAAACGGCTGTTTGCGGATCCGGAACATCCATATACCAGGGCACTGCTCAGAGCGATCCCAAGGCTTGATGATCCCAAAGACCGTATCCTGATCCCCATTGACGGACTTCCGCCCAATCCTGCCTCCAGACCGGAATTCTGTCCCTTTTATGAGCGCTGTGAATACCGTATGGATAAGTGCAGGGAAAGTCCAAAACCTGAACTCAAGGAAATCGGGAAGGGGCATTTTGCCGCATGTCATTTGTCGGTAGTAGAGAAGTTGGTAAAAGCGGAGGAAATTGCTGCTAAGGAAATAAAAAAGGCACCAAGAATAGAAATCGGAGAGGATATCTGCCTGGAAGTCAAAAACGTCCGGAAGTATTTCCCCATCTACAAAGGCATGATCCGGAAGAAGGTGGGAGATGTAAAAGCCATAGAGGAAATTGAATTTTCGGTCAGAAAGGGAGAAACTCTTGGCATCGTAGGGGAATCAGGCTGCGGCAAAACAACTCTGGCCAGATGCATTATGAGGGTGTACAAACCCGAAGAGGGGCAGATCATTTTTAATGGTACGGATATTGCGGGGTTTAACGATAAAAAGATGTATCCGTTCAGAAGAAAGATATCCATGATCTTTCAGGATCCGTTCTCGTCTCTGGATCCAAGGCAGACGGCCGAGTCCATTGTGGGAGAATCCCTCCTTCTTCATAAGCTGGTAAAAAACAAGGAAGAATACAATGCAAGGGTGGATGAACTGTTCCGGATCGTAGGACTGGATCCTGCGTTAAAGTACCGGGTACCCCATGAGTTTTCCGGTGGGCAGAGGCAGAGGATCGGAATTGCAAGAGCCCTTTCTTCCGAACCGGATCTGATCCTGTGCGATGAGCCTATCTCAGCACTGGATGTTTCCATTCAGGCACAGATCATTAACCTGCTGGAGGAGCTGCAGTCCAAGCTGGGGCTCACCTATTTATTCATTGCTCATGACCTGGCGGTTGTGAAACATATCAGCAATCGGATTCTGGTCATGTATCTGGGAAGAGTGGTGGAGATCGCGGATTGTGAAGAGCTATATGGCAATACGCTCCATCCTTACACAAAAACACTGTTAAGCGCTGTTCCGGTGGCGGATCCTTCTGTTGAGGAATCCAGAGAACGGGTACCCATCAGAGGTGAGGTGCCAAGCCTTACGAACAGGCCTTCGGGCTGTCCGTTTCATGACAGATGTGATCATGCACGGGAGCGGTGCCGCAAGGAAATTCCGGCACTTCGTGATGTTGGAGACCATCATGAGGTAGCATGTTTCTTATATGATTAA
- a CDS encoding ABC transporter permease, producing the protein MKNNGRWKKTVRTLFARKVAAFSAIIVAVFVLMAVFAPLIAPYDPNYADFASFLQGPGKDHILGTDNYGRDVLSRIIYGTRVSLIIGVFAVMIACIAGTFFGMVAGYFGGIVDDVITRIMEAIRAIPQIILAMALTAVFGSGIRNLAIILGISSMAGYVRMMRGQVLTIKQADYIMAGKLQGNKNFRLMLKHILPNSISPIIVMMTQQVGQTILAEAGLSFLGLGISAPTASWGGMVSDGRLFLLQNPVFALTPGVCVAVLVICLNMFGDGVRDALDPRLRGEV; encoded by the coding sequence ATGAAAAATAACGGAAGATGGAAAAAAACAGTTAGGACATTGTTTGCGAGAAAGGTTGCCGCTTTCAGCGCCATTATAGTTGCGGTCTTTGTTCTCATGGCCGTATTTGCACCTTTGATCGCACCTTATGATCCGAATTATGCGGATTTTGCCTCCTTTTTACAGGGACCGGGCAAAGATCATATTCTGGGGACAGATAATTACGGGCGGGACGTGCTGAGCAGGATCATATATGGAACCAGGGTCAGCCTGATCATCGGTGTGTTTGCAGTGATGATTGCCTGCATTGCAGGTACTTTTTTCGGAATGGTCGCAGGGTATTTCGGTGGGATTGTGGATGATGTAATTACAAGAATCATGGAAGCTATCCGTGCCATCCCTCAGATCATCCTGGCAATGGCCCTGACAGCCGTATTTGGAAGCGGAATCCGCAACTTAGCGATCATTCTGGGAATATCCTCCATGGCAGGTTACGTCCGAATGATGAGAGGACAGGTTCTTACAATCAAACAGGCGGATTATATCATGGCAGGAAAGCTGCAGGGCAACAAAAATTTCAGGCTGATGCTGAAACACATTCTGCCCAACAGCATCTCACCTATTATTGTCATGATGACCCAGCAGGTAGGACAGACCATTCTGGCAGAAGCTGGACTTAGTTTTCTCGGGCTTGGAATCAGTGCGCCCACTGCTTCCTGGGGCGGTATGGTCAGTGACGGCCGGCTGTTTCTTCTCCAAAACCCTGTGTTTGCACTTACTCCGGGCGTCTGTGTGGCGGTGCTGGTTATCTGCCTTAATATGTTCGGCGATGGCGTACGGGATGCCTTGGATCCAAGACTCAGGGGCGAGGTTTGA
- a CDS encoding ABC transporter permease: MKAYIAKRTGQMILIIFLISIFTFMLVSLIPGDPVYAMLGSEVSQEEYDRVYHELKLDQPVLHRYFSWLGGALQGDWGQSTQFHKSTLEIINERIPITLFFSISAFIISIPLGILFGVISAVYRGRPADTAVTLIANITACLPQFWIALLVMYVFAMKLGWLPSYGFTWFHVDLVTGVRQTIMPLFCLALGGIATVTRQTRSSMLEVIRQDYVRTARSKGISQRRVIYLHALKNALIPVITILGMRLGSMLAGSMFVESVFNIPGMGSLFVKAIQSRDIPVVQACVLVTALVSCIINLMTDILYAVVDPRVRYE; the protein is encoded by the coding sequence ATGAAGGCATACATAGCAAAACGCACGGGACAGATGATATTGATCATTTTTCTCATATCCATTTTTACATTCATGCTGGTATCCCTGATTCCCGGAGACCCGGTTTATGCCATGCTGGGATCAGAAGTATCGCAGGAAGAATACGACAGGGTATATCATGAATTAAAATTGGATCAGCCTGTCCTTCACAGGTACTTCAGCTGGCTGGGAGGAGCGCTCCAGGGTGACTGGGGACAATCTACACAGTTTCATAAAAGTACGTTGGAAATCATTAATGAACGAATACCGATTACATTGTTTTTTTCAATCAGTGCATTCATAATAAGCATTCCTCTTGGAATACTTTTTGGGGTTATAAGCGCAGTATACAGGGGCAGGCCGGCGGATACGGCGGTAACCCTGATCGCCAATATAACGGCCTGTCTGCCTCAGTTCTGGATTGCCCTGCTAGTCATGTATGTATTTGCCATGAAGCTTGGCTGGCTTCCATCTTATGGGTTTACATGGTTTCACGTGGATCTGGTGACGGGCGTAAGACAGACCATTATGCCTCTGTTCTGTCTTGCGCTAGGAGGAATTGCTACGGTAACCAGACAGACACGTTCCAGTATGCTGGAGGTTATCCGCCAGGATTATGTCAGGACAGCCAGAAGCAAGGGAATTTCACAGCGAAGGGTCATTTATCTCCATGCGCTTAAAAATGCCCTAATTCCTGTTATTACCATCCTGGGGATGCGCCTCGGTTCCATGCTGGCAGGATCCATGTTTGTAGAATCCGTTTTTAACATTCCCGGAATGGGCTCATTATTTGTAAAGGCCATTCAGTCAAGGGATATTCCGGTTGTTCAGGCATGTGTTCTGGTCACGGCTCTTGTATCCTGTATCATCAACCTTATGACGGATATTTTATATGCAGTGGTTGACCCAAGAGTCCGCTATGAATAA
- a CDS encoding LysR family transcriptional regulator, protein MDIRYLEYILALAETGNMTRAAKKLYVSQPTLSQFLTKQETELGTPLFQRSSGTYTLTPVGSLYAEYARKVISLTDSLEKDIKRVSNTSRIRIGTSASSALQMLSSILADFRKYYPKVELVLSDDNLRSTSNLIFRGELDLAFVTANSLEQYKGQSIELKKEEVVFAAPSIHPYCQKLSGSRNRTLNSQQLLEHFDKYPFILQHKGSCIRYLVEDFFDKQDFNPTIACSTSHAQSICDMVSSNIGVGFIPAGNEVSTKQITFFSLEPRIYRIHSILYRKDLIMNPPHKYLIELAQAYVNTSWNQS, encoded by the coding sequence ATGGACATCAGATATCTGGAATACATACTTGCCCTGGCTGAGACCGGAAATATGACCAGGGCTGCCAAAAAGCTTTACGTATCGCAGCCCACCCTCAGTCAATTTCTTACCAAGCAGGAAACAGAACTGGGGACTCCCCTGTTTCAAAGATCCAGCGGTACCTATACACTTACACCGGTAGGCAGCCTCTATGCGGAATATGCCAGAAAGGTAATCTCCTTAACGGACTCCCTGGAAAAAGACATCAAACGTGTTTCCAACACCAGCCGTATCCGCATAGGTACATCCGCTTCCAGTGCCCTGCAGATGCTGTCCAGCATCCTGGCTGATTTCCGCAAGTATTACCCCAAGGTAGAACTGGTTTTATCAGACGATAATCTTCGTTCCACCAGCAACCTCATCTTCAGGGGCGAACTGGATCTTGCCTTTGTAACGGCCAATTCCCTGGAACAATACAAGGGACAGAGTATTGAATTGAAAAAGGAAGAAGTTGTATTTGCAGCGCCCAGCATCCATCCCTATTGCCAGAAGCTAAGCGGAAGCCGTAACCGGACCTTAAACAGCCAGCAGCTTTTGGAGCACTTTGATAAATATCCGTTTATTTTACAGCATAAAGGTTCCTGTATCAGATATCTGGTCGAAGATTTTTTTGACAAACAGGATTTTAACCCGACCATAGCCTGCAGCACTTCCCATGCCCAATCCATTTGTGATATGGTATCAAGCAATATTGGAGTAGGCTTTATCCCGGCAGGGAATGAAGTTTCCACGAAACAAATTACCTTTTTTTCGCTGGAACCGAGAATATACCGGATTCACTCCATCCTTTACCGGAAAGATTTGATCATGAATCCTCCCCATAAATATTTGATTGAGCTGGCTCAGGCATATGTAAATACCAGTTGGAACCAATCTTAA
- the rd gene encoding rubredoxin, with translation MGKYVCEPCGYVYDPEIGDPDSGIEPGTAFEDLPEDWVCPVCGVGKDMFVEE, from the coding sequence ATGGGAAAGTATGTTTGTGAGCCATGCGGATATGTGTACGATCCTGAAATCGGTGATCCAGACTCTGGTATCGAGCCAGGTACTGCATTTGAAGATTTACCCGAAGATTGGGTATGCCCAGTTTGCGGCGTTGGTAAGGACATGTTTGTTGAAGAGTAA
- a CDS encoding cupin domain-containing protein has product MKKPEKDQMWVFNKDIEGVQASDGVVRKVLAYCDGMMCVENQFEKGAIGSLHSHPHTQITYVASGKFEFTIGDEKKIVEAGDTLLKQDGIVHGCVCLEKGILVDIFTPMREDFL; this is encoded by the coding sequence ATGAAAAAGCCGGAGAAAGATCAGATGTGGGTATTTAATAAGGATATAGAAGGAGTTCAGGCTTCAGATGGCGTTGTCAGAAAGGTTCTGGCATACTGTGATGGAATGATGTGTGTGGAAAACCAGTTTGAAAAGGGGGCTATAGGAAGCCTCCACAGCCACCCCCATACCCAGATCACCTATGTTGCCAGCGGTAAGTTTGAGTTCACCATTGGTGATGAAAAGAAGATCGTAGAGGCAGGAGATACTCTTTTAAAGCAGGATGGCATCGTCCATGGATGCGTTTGCCTTGAAAAGGGGATATTGGTAGATATTTTTACACCTATGAGAGAAGATTTTTTATAA
- a CDS encoding arsenate reductase family protein, with the protein MNIQIFGTGKCFETKKAERYFKERGIKYQFIDMKEKGLSKGEYNGVKLAVGGLDAMLDEKCKDQEALTLIRYIAGEDKDEKVLENQKVLKTPIVRNGRLATIGYRPEVWKNWS; encoded by the coding sequence GTGAATATACAAATTTTTGGAACCGGAAAATGTTTTGAGACCAAGAAGGCAGAACGCTATTTTAAGGAACGCGGAATCAAATACCAGTTTATTGATATGAAAGAAAAGGGGCTGAGCAAAGGCGAGTATAATGGAGTCAAACTGGCAGTAGGAGGATTGGATGCTATGCTTGATGAAAAATGCAAGGATCAGGAAGCCCTGACGCTTATCAGATACATTGCCGGTGAGGATAAAGATGAAAAGGTCTTAGAGAACCAGAAGGTACTGAAAACTCCGATTGTAAGAAACGGAAGGCTGGCTACGATTGGATACCGGCCGGAGGTGTGGAAAAATTGGAGTTAG
- a CDS encoding mannitol dehydrogenase family protein codes for MKLNRSCLTNLEAWEKASVKMPEFDWEKMRSNTDKSPKWIHFGAGNIFRGFIAVLQQRLLNEGLEDSGIIATDTFDYDIIDKIYTPFDNMTMMVSLKPDGTMDREVVASVARGVKADVSNETDFGYLVQTFENPSLQMVSFTITEKGYALANFRGELFPVVEKDMEEGPEKASHAMSVVTALLLKRYLAGGSPLALVSMDNCSHNGEKLRDSIVSIAEAWTKKGYASESFLSWVQDENKVSFPWSMIDKITPRPAEVVQKLLEEDGIDDMAPIITSKNTYIAPFVNAEIPQYLVVEDRFPNGRPALHKAGVYMTDRDTVNKTERMKVTTCLNPLHTALAVYGCLLGYNSIAAEMRDEDLTALVEQIGYKEGLPVVTDPGILSPEDFIREVIEYRLPNPFIPDAPQRIATDTSQKIPIRFGETIKAYLADDNLDVQTLTAIPLAIAGWLRYLLGVDDEGNAMEISSDPMLSELKEQLKGIRLGEKPEGKEGLEEILSNPVLFGTDLVKAGLSGKIEAMLYEMLEGPGAVRKTLQRYVK; via the coding sequence ATGAAACTGAATCGGTCCTGTTTAACAAACCTGGAAGCCTGGGAAAAGGCTTCCGTAAAGATGCCGGAATTTGACTGGGAAAAAATGAGGTCAAACACGGATAAGTCGCCGAAATGGATCCATTTTGGAGCAGGGAATATTTTCCGGGGATTCATCGCAGTTCTGCAGCAGCGCCTGCTGAACGAAGGACTTGAGGATAGCGGCATCATCGCGACAGATACCTTTGATTATGATATTATTGATAAAATATATACCCCCTTTGATAATATGACCATGATGGTCAGCCTAAAACCGGATGGAACTATGGACCGGGAGGTCGTGGCAAGCGTTGCAAGGGGCGTAAAGGCTGATGTGAGCAATGAAACGGATTTTGGATATCTGGTGCAGACGTTTGAGAACCCTTCTCTTCAGATGGTGAGCTTTACCATCACTGAAAAAGGATATGCACTTGCCAATTTCCGTGGAGAGCTTTTTCCTGTTGTGGAAAAGGATATGGAAGAGGGCCCGGAAAAAGCCAGCCATGCCATGAGCGTGGTGACAGCCCTTCTTCTTAAACGGTATCTTGCAGGAGGTTCTCCTTTGGCACTGGTCAGCATGGACAATTGCAGCCATAACGGAGAAAAATTAAGGGACAGTATCGTATCCATCGCTGAAGCATGGACAAAAAAAGGTTATGCTTCCGAGAGTTTCCTTTCCTGGGTTCAGGATGAAAACAAGGTTTCCTTCCCCTGGTCCATGATCGATAAGATCACTCCGCGGCCTGCTGAAGTGGTACAAAAATTACTGGAGGAGGATGGAATCGACGATATGGCGCCCATCATCACCAGCAAAAACACATACATTGCCCCATTTGTCAATGCAGAGATTCCTCAGTATTTAGTGGTAGAAGACCGCTTTCCAAACGGACGTCCGGCACTTCATAAGGCAGGGGTATACATGACGGACCGGGATACGGTAAATAAGACAGAGCGTATGAAGGTTACCACCTGCTTAAATCCTCTGCACACGGCACTGGCAGTGTACGGCTGTCTGTTAGGATATAACAGCATTGCAGCAGAGATGAGAGATGAGGACTTAACGGCCCTTGTAGAGCAGATCGGCTACAAAGAGGGCCTTCCGGTGGTTACAGATCCGGGAATCTTAAGCCCTGAGGATTTTATCAGGGAGGTTATTGAATACCGACTGCCAAATCCATTTATTCCGGATGCTCCACAGAGAATCGCAACCGATACCAGCCAGAAGATCCCCATCCGTTTTGGAGAGACCATAAAGGCTTATCTGGCAGATGATAATCTGGATGTGCAGACTCTGACCGCTATTCCTCTGGCAATTGCCGGCTGGCTCCGTTATCTCCTGGGTGTGGATGATGAGGGAAATGCCATGGAGATCAGCAGTGATCCAATGCTTTCAGAATTAAAAGAACAGTTAAAGGGAATCAGGCTGGGAGAAAAGCCTGAAGGAAAAGAGGGACTTGAAGAGATCTTGTCCAATCCTGTTCTTTTTGGAACTGATTTGGTTAAAGCCGGCCTTTCCGGAAAAATTGAAGCTATGCTTTATGAAATGTTAGAGGGCCCTGGAGCAGTGAGAAAGACACTGCAGCGGTATGTAAAATAA
- the uxuA gene encoding mannonate dehydratase has translation MKMIMRWFPFGDDSVTLDQIRQTPGVSGVATCLPKVPVGQVWPLETLKALKKEINEAGLEMEVIESVNIHEDIKKGLSTRDEYIDAYIKTLEHLSLVGVKCLCYNFMPVMDWARSDLAYQTEDGSYVMAYRHDEVLQMNPEKMAKAMEGKARGYSLPGWEPERLYAMAQDIEFYQSMTREQYWNNMKYFLDAVVPYAEKYDIKMAIHPDDPPWPLYGLPKVITNAENIRTFLDLNSNPYNGLTLCTGSLGSDLSNDIPAMMREFGNRKRIHFAHIRNVHHISEKDFDEAAHLSSCGDLNMFAIVEALYESGFEGYIRPDHGRMIWGEQARPGYGLYDRAIGANYLLGLWEAIDKTHKNRK, from the coding sequence ATGAAAATGATTATGCGTTGGTTTCCCTTTGGGGATGACAGCGTGACCCTTGACCAGATCCGCCAGACACCGGGGGTTTCCGGTGTGGCTACCTGCCTGCCCAAGGTACCCGTGGGACAAGTCTGGCCCCTGGAGACCTTAAAAGCCTTGAAAAAGGAGATCAATGAAGCCGGTCTTGAGATGGAGGTTATCGAAAGCGTCAATATTCATGAAGACATAAAGAAAGGCCTTTCCACCAGGGATGAGTATATTGATGCTTATATAAAGACCCTGGAGCATTTAAGCCTTGTTGGGGTCAAATGTCTCTGCTATAATTTTATGCCTGTAATGGACTGGGCACGAAGTGATCTTGCTTATCAGACGGAAGATGGAAGTTATGTTATGGCTTACCGTCATGATGAGGTTCTTCAGATGAATCCGGAAAAGATGGCAAAGGCCATGGAGGGAAAAGCAAGAGGATACTCCCTTCCGGGCTGGGAACCGGAGCGGCTTTATGCCATGGCTCAGGACATTGAGTTTTATCAGTCCATGACACGGGAGCAATATTGGAACAATATGAAATATTTTCTGGATGCAGTAGTTCCTTATGCGGAGAAGTATGACATTAAGATGGCAATTCATCCAGATGATCCGCCATGGCCTCTTTATGGACTTCCAAAGGTCATTACCAATGCGGAAAATATCCGGACATTTCTTGATTTAAACAGCAATCCCTATAATGGACTGACCTTATGCACCGGCAGTCTGGGAAGCGATTTAAGCAATGACATTCCGGCCATGATGCGGGAGTTTGGAAACAGGAAGCGGATTCATTTTGCCCACATCAGGAATGTGCACCATATTTCGGAAAAGGATTTTGATGAAGCGGCTCATCTTTCTTCCTGCGGGGATTTAAATATGTTTGCCATTGTAGAGGCTTTGTATGAATCTGGCTTTGAAGGATATATCCGTCCGGATCACGGCCGCATGATCTGGGGAGAGCAGGCTCGTCCTGGATATGGTCTGTATGACCGGGCCATTGGAGCAAATTATCTGTTAGGTCTTTGGGAAGCCATTGATAAGACCCATAAAAATAGAAAATAG
- a CDS encoding GntR family transcriptional regulator, which yields MRLTERYSKETGREYALRMLKDNIIHLDLVPGSMLSENELSSEMNLSRTPVREALIELSKVKIVEIYPQKGSAVALIDYKLVEEAIFMRNVLECAVVELACKTAGEEAVMELKENVKLQEFYLENRSPERLLKLDDEFHRLLFHITGKDQVYQLMDSITIHFDRIRSMSLIAVKDLKTISDHQAIVEAIAAKDGSKAKGLMEKHLSRYKIDEEALRKQYSEYFL from the coding sequence ATGCGGCTGACAGAACGGTATTCCAAAGAAACAGGAAGGGAATATGCACTCCGGATGTTAAAGGATAATATCATACATCTTGATCTGGTTCCCGGGAGTATGCTGAGCGAAAATGAATTGTCCTCAGAAATGAATTTATCCCGGACTCCGGTGAGAGAAGCCCTGATTGAGCTGTCAAAGGTGAAAATCGTGGAAATTTATCCTCAAAAGGGAAGCGCAGTGGCTTTGATCGATTATAAGCTGGTGGAAGAAGCGATTTTTATGCGCAATGTACTGGAATGCGCAGTTGTGGAACTGGCCTGTAAGACGGCCGGGGAAGAAGCGGTCATGGAGCTGAAAGAGAATGTGAAGCTTCAGGAGTTTTATTTGGAAAATCGTTCTCCGGAGCGGCTTCTTAAGCTGGATGATGAATTTCACCGGCTGCTGTTTCACATAACAGGTAAGGATCAGGTTTATCAGCTCATGGACAGCATTACCATACATTTTGACAGAATACGCAGCATGTCTTTGATTGCAGTAAAGGATTTGAAGACAATTTCCGACCATCAGGCTATTGTGGAAGCCATTGCTGCTAAGGACGGAAGCAAAGCAAAAGGATTGATGGAAAAGCATTTATCCAGATATAAAATCGATGAAGAAGCCTTGCGAAAGCAATATTCAGAGTATTTTCTGTGA